From the Leptospira sp. WS60.C2 genome, one window contains:
- the pheT gene encoding phenylalanine--tRNA ligase subunit beta, with protein sequence MKLSVDWLNEFTPLAQIPFETVLEKINTSICEIDDVEEYKSHLTSVITVKIKSLEKHPNAEKLQITIATDGSKDYQIVTAATNVSVGDIVPLALPGTKLDGKEILDSELRGVRSQGMYCSEKELGMALESSGVLILPKDTSLGISVRKFFLWEDTILTIDNKSITHRPDLWSHFGFARELASQLQIPLHHFPLQADTNWEDTSDGLTVVNSEHAHAYYVCSIQNVNIAGSIPKIKSRLEKCGIRSINNVVDVSNYLLLELGQPTHFFDRSKLQSTSFTVGKSKEGQSLALLDDTSPTLGDNILLIQNGITPVALAGVMGGKDSSVTESTKDIVMESAVFKREDVRFTIRKTNIRTESAVRYEKGLDSYTCLPVIKRAVQLLKENGNPNVKVFAPQGFNHTESKTVTIETNLSFLRHKLGKKISLQEVKDILERLGFGVKTNDESLSVVVPKYRQNYDVTIPEDLVEEIGRTIGYASIRTEALSMAVETPIRNPLRELERRVKQFLALEIGFNEVYNYSFASPTDAKLEATYENTSLKIANEMPEDHSLLRNSLYPGLIKQAKLNQDRFESVNLFELGRTYHKEGSGSELAQEKRWLSILSLSKHKVTELSSIEEEFLGLRDSISELFLFLNLPNFDWSKQQRQHFHPNASLTLQYDGKEVAELGILHTRFADLYDVKRRVFLAKINMEVLVEIWETYGRNSHFNPPSHFPQGQLDLSLLLNASDPTDSFANLVKTLKIPELESVFVHTIFQGEAVGEGKKSVTYRFRLMSYDKTFTQERFKELSDNLVETAKANGYSLR encoded by the coding sequence TTGAAACTTTCAGTTGATTGGTTAAACGAATTTACCCCTCTCGCCCAGATCCCGTTCGAAACGGTTTTGGAAAAAATTAATACGTCGATTTGTGAAATTGACGATGTGGAAGAATACAAATCTCACCTAACATCGGTGATCACAGTCAAAATCAAATCACTGGAAAAACACCCCAATGCGGAGAAATTACAAATCACGATTGCGACTGATGGGTCAAAAGACTACCAAATTGTCACAGCCGCTACGAACGTAAGTGTTGGGGATATCGTACCACTTGCACTCCCTGGAACCAAGTTGGATGGAAAGGAAATTTTAGATTCGGAACTTCGTGGTGTTCGATCACAAGGCATGTACTGTTCCGAAAAAGAATTGGGAATGGCACTAGAATCCTCTGGTGTTCTCATCCTACCGAAGGACACATCTCTCGGAATCTCCGTTCGCAAATTCTTTTTATGGGAAGATACCATTCTTACAATCGATAATAAATCGATCACTCATAGACCTGATCTTTGGAGCCACTTTGGCTTTGCACGGGAACTTGCAAGCCAGCTACAAATTCCCCTCCATCATTTCCCTCTCCAAGCAGATACAAATTGGGAAGACACAAGTGATGGTTTGACAGTTGTCAATTCCGAGCATGCGCATGCCTATTATGTTTGTTCGATTCAAAATGTAAACATCGCTGGTTCCATTCCGAAAATCAAATCTAGATTAGAAAAATGTGGAATTCGTTCGATTAACAATGTTGTGGATGTATCCAACTATCTTTTGTTAGAGCTTGGTCAACCAACTCACTTTTTTGATCGATCCAAATTACAGTCCACATCCTTTACGGTTGGTAAATCAAAAGAAGGCCAAAGCCTAGCTCTTTTGGATGACACTTCCCCGACTCTAGGAGACAACATCCTTCTCATCCAAAATGGCATAACACCGGTTGCTTTAGCAGGTGTTATGGGTGGAAAAGATTCTTCTGTCACTGAATCTACAAAAGACATCGTGATGGAATCTGCAGTTTTCAAACGGGAAGATGTTCGATTTACCATTCGAAAAACAAACATTCGAACAGAATCAGCGGTTCGTTATGAAAAAGGATTAGATTCTTACACGTGTTTGCCTGTCATCAAACGTGCTGTTCAATTATTAAAAGAAAATGGGAATCCAAACGTAAAAGTTTTTGCTCCACAAGGTTTTAATCACACAGAATCTAAAACGGTTACAATCGAAACCAATTTAAGTTTTCTTCGCCATAAACTTGGAAAAAAAATCAGCTTACAAGAAGTCAAAGACATTCTTGAAAGACTTGGTTTTGGGGTAAAAACAAACGATGAATCATTATCCGTTGTGGTTCCCAAATACAGACAAAATTATGACGTCACCATTCCAGAAGATCTCGTGGAAGAGATTGGTAGAACGATTGGATATGCGTCCATTCGAACAGAAGCACTTTCAATGGCAGTAGAGACTCCCATTCGAAATCCGCTTCGAGAGTTAGAACGAAGAGTGAAACAATTTTTAGCATTGGAAATTGGTTTCAATGAAGTCTACAATTATTCCTTCGCGTCTCCAACCGATGCAAAATTGGAAGCCACTTACGAAAACACGTCTCTAAAAATTGCGAATGAAATGCCAGAGGATCACTCTCTTCTGCGAAACAGTTTGTATCCAGGTCTCATCAAACAGGCAAAACTCAACCAAGATCGATTTGAATCGGTCAATTTATTTGAATTGGGAAGAACATACCACAAAGAAGGATCTGGTTCAGAACTGGCGCAGGAAAAAAGATGGTTATCTATCCTCTCTTTGTCCAAACACAAAGTTACTGAGTTATCTTCTATTGAAGAAGAATTTTTAGGACTTCGAGATTCGATCTCCGAATTATTTTTGTTTCTCAACCTACCTAATTTTGATTGGTCTAAACAACAACGTCAACATTTTCATCCTAACGCAAGTTTAACTCTCCAATACGATGGAAAAGAAGTAGCAGAACTAGGTATCCTACACACTCGATTTGCAGATTTGTATGATGTCAAACGACGCGTTTTTTTAGCCAAAATCAACATGGAAGTGTTGGTGGAGATTTGGGAAACGTATGGAAGGAATTCTCATTTTAATCCTCCATCTCATTTTCCACAAGGCCAACTTGACTTGTCTCTTCTTTTGAACGCATCAGATCCAACGGATTCGTTTGCAAACTTAGTTAAAACCTTAAAGATTCCAGAACTCGAATCGGTGTTTGTACATACCATCTTCCAGGGTGAAGCTGTAGGAGAAGGTAAAAAGTCGGTCACATATCGATTTCGACTTATGTCCTATGACAAAACGTTCACTCAAGAACGATTCAAAGAACTCTCTGACAATTTGGTAGAAACAGCAAAAGCTAACGGATATTCTTTGCGATAA
- a CDS encoding class I SAM-dependent methyltransferase: MDNKQHWETIYSEKQPKEVSWTQEYPTLSLELIQNTKQPKSARIIDVGGGESILVDHLLQLGYQNIAVLDVSENALKRSQLRLGEISKNIEWIVSDITDFHSDKKYDIWHDRAVFHFLTDAKAIAKYKTNALHALNEKGDFIIGTFSDLGPKKCSGLEINQYTEEILTDVFSPEFLPIEFRREDHLTPFGTLQNFVFGRFQKR; encoded by the coding sequence ATGGACAATAAACAACACTGGGAAACGATTTATTCAGAAAAACAGCCAAAGGAAGTGAGTTGGACTCAAGAATATCCAACCTTATCTTTAGAGCTAATCCAAAACACAAAACAACCTAAGTCAGCTAGAATCATTGATGTGGGTGGTGGTGAATCCATATTAGTAGATCATCTATTACAACTTGGTTACCAGAATATAGCTGTGTTAGACGTTAGTGAGAATGCTCTCAAACGAAGCCAACTAAGATTGGGCGAAATCAGTAAAAATATAGAATGGATTGTTTCTGACATAACTGATTTCCATTCAGACAAGAAATATGATATCTGGCATGATAGAGCCGTGTTTCATTTTCTAACGGATGCAAAAGCCATTGCAAAATACAAAACCAATGCATTACATGCATTAAATGAAAAAGGTGATTTCATCATTGGAACATTTAGTGATTTAGGTCCCAAAAAGTGCAGCGGACTCGAAATTAATCAATATACGGAAGAAATACTTACGGATGTTTTTTCCCCTGAATTTTTACCGATCGAGTTTCGAAGAGAGGACCATCTTACACCATTTGGAACTCTTCAAAATTTTGTTTTTGGTAGATTTCAAAAACGATAA
- a CDS encoding gamma carbonic anhydrase family protein, whose protein sequence is MSYTEIPHFSKPFIHPNATAFGMIEYGTSVSIWPGAVVRADMNQIKLGSFVNIQDNSTLHTDSTSPISIGEWTLVGHNVMIHGCRIGRGVLVGIGSIVLDNAEIGDGSQIAAGCMIRGGKKIPPRSLVVPNGSDIKIFPGKAKPELTIAGCIEYAHLSVRFAQNVFVPFQKEEEIHFVNQAKEIMTSLGI, encoded by the coding sequence ATGTCCTACACCGAAATTCCCCATTTCTCAAAACCATTCATTCATCCAAATGCAACCGCGTTTGGAATGATTGAATATGGAACTTCCGTCTCCATATGGCCTGGAGCAGTTGTTCGTGCCGACATGAATCAAATCAAATTGGGCAGTTTTGTCAATATCCAAGATAATTCCACGCTGCATACAGATTCCACAAGTCCCATTTCGATAGGAGAATGGACGTTAGTTGGTCATAATGTGATGATCCATGGGTGTCGCATCGGACGCGGTGTGCTTGTGGGAATAGGTTCTATTGTTCTCGACAATGCAGAAATTGGAGATGGTTCGCAAATTGCGGCAGGATGTATGATTCGCGGTGGCAAAAAGATCCCACCAAGGTCACTTGTGGTTCCGAATGGATCTGATATCAAAATCTTTCCAGGCAAAGCAAAACCAGAACTCACCATCGCTGGTTGTATCGAATATGCCCATCTTTCCGTACGATTTGCACAAAATGTATTTGTACCATTCCAAAAAGAAGAAGAAATACATTTCGTAAACCAAGCAAAAGAAATTATGACTTCCCTTGGGATTTAG
- a CDS encoding acyl-CoA thioesterase — protein sequence MSSTNELSPKSPQESAVETRHVVLPNDANHYGTAFGGAIMSWIDLIAVMAAQRHSGREAVTVSIDRINFITPIQIGDHVNLKAMVNYVGTTSMEVGVQVNRENPYTGEMVRATTAYLSFVALDENKKPARVPPLKLETDLEKRRYAEGKMRIEMAKEFSAKIKASRKT from the coding sequence GTGTCCTCTACTAATGAATTATCCCCCAAGTCACCGCAAGAATCTGCGGTAGAAACTCGACACGTCGTTTTACCGAACGATGCTAATCATTACGGAACTGCGTTTGGTGGTGCGATTATGAGTTGGATCGACTTAATTGCTGTCATGGCTGCACAGAGACATTCTGGACGAGAAGCGGTTACCGTGAGCATTGATCGAATTAATTTTATCACGCCGATTCAGATTGGGGATCATGTCAATTTAAAGGCAATGGTGAATTATGTGGGAACAACTTCTATGGAAGTTGGGGTCCAAGTGAACCGTGAAAATCCATACACTGGTGAAATGGTGCGAGCAACGACCGCCTATCTTTCGTTTGTTGCTTTGGATGAAAATAAAAAACCTGCTCGAGTTCCACCCTTAAAATTAGAGACGGATCTGGAAAAACGTCGTTATGCAGAAGGAAAAATGCGTATCGAGATGGCTAAGGAATTTTCAGCAAAAATCAAAGCGAGCCGCAAAACTTGA
- a CDS encoding 7TM diverse intracellular signaling domain-containing protein, with product MRFLYLIILSGSLFSCSRWEIQKSINDESFFPEKIDYAIQPGNEFNLQKLRWTPIFKNNLSLGFQSEHVYLKIKASNNTSVNKLILDLGNPHLDFIRVYEEGNPEPIKEGGDFIAHSHWDAFSKSIAFELNWPIGENKTLIIETKSSSNISFLIRFYSKETFYLKENLENTILGFFYGTIFIMVIYNLFIYFILKEKAYITYSISIFCNLLLQMYLNGILNQIFTLDHPEIHNRIGSIIVTCSAITGWTFAQQTLNLREFNPWANRLIQFLKFLVLFYILIPYAYLPIDIAVRIGNFIAQMFVVSVLVVALVNYSSGNKQARLFLFGWITLLFGILMYTLMQNGILPVNVFTLYGNQIGSTLEAGILSLALANKINELKEEKAKTQAEALFTLEEKVRERTKTLDESLNLIKKDLNVAKKIQKTLFSDIKTSDPRIHFHSYYQSMSEVGGDFYDLTQVKADYYRIFVADATGHGIQAALITMAIKAEYESLKMIYDHPDDLVFHMNQIFINKYSNIQTIFTCSVCDIDLKNKQLFYASAGHPDQIHQRIYDIKLLPRTGKIIGLMDHTQYRLIEHQIEEGDRIFLFTDGIFEQFNEQKELFGEDRLYEILKENLKLSLDHTMAKVLSELSLFTDGQAKQDDITFIGCEIQSLN from the coding sequence ATGCGTTTTTTATATTTGATCATTCTATCGGGAAGTTTGTTTTCCTGTTCCCGATGGGAGATTCAAAAGTCAATTAATGACGAAAGTTTTTTTCCAGAAAAGATTGATTACGCAATTCAGCCTGGCAATGAATTCAATTTGCAGAAACTCAGATGGACACCCATCTTTAAAAATAACCTAAGTTTAGGATTCCAATCCGAACACGTATATTTAAAAATCAAAGCATCCAACAACACTTCGGTAAACAAACTGATCTTAGATTTGGGAAATCCTCACTTGGATTTTATTAGAGTCTACGAAGAAGGAAACCCAGAACCAATTAAAGAAGGTGGTGATTTTATTGCGCATTCTCATTGGGATGCATTTTCTAAATCGATTGCATTTGAACTCAATTGGCCTATTGGTGAAAACAAAACTCTCATTATAGAAACCAAATCTTCTTCTAATATCAGCTTTTTGATACGTTTTTATTCCAAAGAAACATTTTATTTAAAAGAAAATTTAGAAAATACAATTCTTGGATTTTTTTATGGCACCATTTTCATTATGGTGATTTATAACTTATTCATTTATTTCATCTTAAAGGAAAAGGCATACATCACATATTCCATTTCCATCTTTTGCAATTTGTTGTTACAGATGTATTTAAATGGTATCTTGAATCAAATTTTTACGTTAGACCATCCAGAAATCCACAATCGTATCGGAAGCATCATTGTCACTTGTTCTGCGATCACTGGTTGGACGTTTGCACAACAAACATTGAATTTGCGAGAATTTAACCCATGGGCTAATCGACTGATTCAGTTTTTAAAGTTTCTCGTTTTGTTCTATATCCTAATTCCATATGCTTACTTACCAATTGATATCGCAGTTCGAATTGGAAATTTCATCGCACAGATGTTTGTTGTGTCCGTTTTAGTTGTTGCTCTTGTTAACTACAGCTCAGGAAACAAACAAGCTCGTTTATTCTTGTTTGGTTGGATCACGCTCCTCTTTGGTATTTTAATGTATACTTTGATGCAAAATGGAATCCTCCCAGTCAATGTGTTTACTTTATATGGAAACCAAATAGGATCTACTTTAGAAGCAGGGATTTTATCTCTAGCTCTTGCAAATAAGATCAATGAGCTAAAAGAAGAAAAAGCAAAAACGCAAGCAGAAGCGCTCTTTACACTAGAAGAAAAGGTTAGAGAACGAACCAAAACATTAGATGAATCTTTAAATCTCATCAAAAAAGATTTAAACGTCGCTAAAAAAATCCAAAAAACCTTATTCTCTGACATTAAAACAAGCGACCCAAGGATTCATTTCCACTCCTATTACCAATCAATGTCAGAAGTGGGAGGTGATTTTTATGATCTAACACAAGTGAAAGCGGATTATTATCGCATATTTGTGGCCGATGCTACAGGACATGGAATCCAAGCAGCTCTCATCACAATGGCAATCAAAGCAGAGTATGAATCACTCAAAATGATTTATGATCATCCAGATGATTTGGTTTTTCATATGAATCAGATTTTTATCAATAAATATAGTAATATCCAAACAATCTTTACTTGTTCTGTTTGTGATATTGATTTGAAAAACAAACAATTATTTTATGCATCTGCAGGACATCCTGACCAAATCCATCAAAGAATTTATGATATCAAACTATTACCGAGAACAGGTAAAATTATCGGTCTTATGGATCATACTCAATACCGCCTCATTGAACACCAAATCGAAGAAGGAGATCGTATCTTTTTGTTCACAGATGGTATTTTTGAACAATTCAATGAACAAAAGGAACTTTTTGGTGAAGATAGATTGTATGAAATTCTAAAAGAAAATTTAAAATTAAGCTTAGATCATACCATGGCAAAAGTGTTAAGTGAACTCTCTTTGTTCACTGATGGACAAGCAAAACAAGACGACATCACATTTATCGGTTGCGAAATTCAAAGTCTCAATTGA
- a CDS encoding putative bifunctional diguanylate cyclase/phosphodiesterase, with product MVSNKRNYVYWLKFRKDTGPLLRKFLLATSALFLVAAFLHLIPLFTESGEPDYIFLSVDLGISALFLLEYVLKNKVPLLLRVFTLIGTAIFITVLSFLRSGLLGTGEISLAFIIISFFVFLPPIPSLVFALIISLLPGIFGVLVYFSILSFPDSLGVRNQSPREWYFKSVSLIIFSILSGFLIQRLRSKLIKNIVYLKESRTKILQSNQYIDKLAFYDSLTQLPNRYLFETSIQNRVLLGQKEAFVLLFNIKGLKVINGLHGIGFGDQILALIGKILIEYTAERPNTIVASLGGDEFILWIENSSKTRIEEGIIAFDLNNNQTLTPDRLGHRLQYRVSGIHFPTEANHLDEVIRKLSIAMNVAREESINHIVWFEPEMEKKIEKEQHLKNQLEKAIENDEFKIAYQEKVDIKTHIVVGLEALARWNVKEYGEVSPDEFIPIITKSDLIVPFGKNIFELVVSQIPKIITKYGEQIKISINISPIFFLYPNFNEYVIQYLKEKSIDPKILIFEITEDVFIDEIETIEEIVSSLRANGISVSLDDFGKGYSSLHYMQKIQFDELKIDKSFLDDIAISDRNFLLLESICHLADSLGLKTIAEGIEREDQLLRLKKTSCHIVQGYLYSKPKILFE from the coding sequence ATGGTATCTAACAAACGAAATTATGTTTATTGGTTAAAATTCCGCAAAGATACCGGTCCACTGCTTCGAAAATTCCTGTTAGCAACTTCGGCTCTATTTTTAGTTGCTGCCTTCCTCCATCTCATTCCACTTTTTACAGAGTCAGGCGAACCAGATTATATTTTTTTATCCGTTGATCTAGGAATCTCAGCATTATTTCTACTTGAGTATGTTTTAAAAAACAAAGTCCCTTTGCTCCTACGTGTTTTCACTTTGATTGGAACTGCAATTTTTATCACAGTATTATCTTTTTTACGAAGTGGATTACTTGGAACCGGTGAGATCTCTCTCGCTTTCATTATCATTTCTTTTTTTGTTTTTTTACCTCCCATTCCTAGTTTGGTATTTGCGCTTATCATTTCACTTTTACCAGGTATTTTCGGTGTATTGGTTTATTTTTCTATTTTGAGTTTTCCTGATTCACTAGGAGTTCGAAACCAGAGCCCAAGAGAATGGTATTTCAAATCTGTCAGTTTGATTATTTTTTCTATCCTTTCGGGATTTTTAATCCAAAGACTTAGATCGAAGTTAATCAAAAACATAGTTTATCTAAAAGAATCAAGAACCAAAATTTTACAATCGAACCAATACATCGACAAACTTGCATTTTATGACTCCTTGACCCAACTACCCAACAGATATTTGTTTGAAACATCTATACAAAACAGAGTATTATTAGGCCAAAAAGAAGCCTTCGTTTTACTTTTTAATATCAAAGGACTGAAAGTCATCAATGGTTTGCATGGCATTGGTTTTGGAGATCAGATTTTAGCACTTATTGGTAAGATCTTAATAGAATACACTGCGGAAAGACCCAATACCATTGTTGCCAGTCTAGGTGGAGATGAATTCATTTTATGGATTGAAAATTCTTCCAAAACTAGAATTGAAGAAGGGATTATCGCATTTGATTTAAACAACAATCAAACTCTTACTCCTGATCGATTGGGACATAGACTCCAATACCGAGTTTCGGGAATTCATTTTCCAACGGAAGCAAATCATTTAGATGAAGTGATACGAAAACTTTCCATTGCGATGAACGTTGCTAGAGAAGAATCAATCAATCATATTGTTTGGTTTGAGCCAGAAATGGAAAAAAAAATTGAAAAGGAACAACATCTTAAAAACCAATTGGAAAAGGCGATTGAGAATGATGAGTTCAAAATTGCTTACCAAGAAAAAGTCGACATTAAAACTCATATTGTTGTTGGATTGGAAGCACTGGCAAGATGGAATGTGAAAGAATATGGAGAAGTTTCTCCAGATGAATTCATACCGATCATCACAAAATCAGATCTCATTGTTCCATTTGGAAAAAATATTTTCGAATTAGTGGTCAGTCAAATTCCAAAAATAATCACCAAGTATGGAGAACAAATTAAAATTTCGATCAACATATCACCTATCTTTTTTCTATACCCAAATTTTAATGAATATGTTATCCAGTATTTGAAGGAAAAATCAATCGATCCAAAAATTCTGATTTTTGAAATTACAGAAGATGTGTTTATCGATGAAATTGAAACTATAGAAGAAATCGTTTCTTCCCTTCGTGCAAACGGAATTTCCGTTTCCTTGGATGACTTTGGAAAAGGGTATTCTTCTTTGCATTACATGCAAAAAATACAATTCGATGAATTAAAAATCGATAAATCTTTTTTAGATGATATTGCGATCTCAGATCGAAATTTTTTATTATTAGAATCGATTTGCCATCTAGCAGATTCTCTTGGTTTAAAAACCATTGCTGAAGGAATTGAAAGAGAAGACCAACTCCTTCGTTTGAAAAAAACTTCCTGCCATATCGTACAAGGATACCTATATTCAAAACCTAAAATTCTCTTTGAATAA
- a CDS encoding MFS transporter — protein sequence MNRFINQIKVLGMFSITQTVFQIGTVMIMAVSALAGQTISPSPETASLPISFVILGTLLGLVPASRFMKWQGSKYGLLLGTIIGIFGAFLASYAMWKTNFILFSIAHLLFGLHQSFIQYLRFVAMESVPTHDRANALSWILLAGIPAAFLGPLAGLHGKNLFPTSLYLGCYIILILCLCIQFILISFLPSPKKEFTQEVIADLSLSPRDTVRPFSYHVKNLGLWVSILATTFSFGLMAMLMTAVPVAMKTHGHEMHASTLVLQWHVLGMYIPSFFSGYLVRKMTAPYLILLGVFVMGLECVSALQGTEFMPFALALILLGIGWNFMYVGGTNLLVEQYHPSEKNAIQATNDTIVYSLAILSTYSAGYLEHKIGWLSLNLVSIPFLVFVAVLTLYFIQSNHRKKTFQHGQ from the coding sequence ATGAATCGATTCATCAATCAAATCAAAGTTTTGGGGATGTTTTCCATCACCCAAACGGTCTTCCAAATTGGAACTGTAATGATTATGGCTGTCTCAGCACTCGCAGGCCAAACCATCTCTCCATCACCAGAAACAGCTTCATTACCAATTTCGTTTGTGATTTTAGGAACCTTGCTTGGACTTGTGCCTGCGTCTCGGTTTATGAAATGGCAAGGCAGTAAATACGGGTTACTACTTGGAACGATCATTGGAATCTTTGGAGCATTTCTTGCCTCGTATGCAATGTGGAAAACAAACTTTATTCTTTTTTCCATAGCACACTTGTTATTTGGACTTCACCAATCCTTCATTCAATACCTTAGATTTGTGGCAATGGAATCGGTCCCCACCCATGATCGAGCAAATGCACTCTCTTGGATTTTACTTGCGGGAATTCCTGCTGCCTTTCTTGGGCCACTCGCAGGTTTGCATGGAAAAAATCTATTCCCAACTTCTCTCTATCTGGGATGTTATATCATCCTCATCTTGTGTCTTTGTATCCAATTTATTTTAATTTCCTTTCTTCCATCTCCAAAGAAAGAGTTCACGCAAGAAGTTATAGCAGATCTTTCTCTGTCACCAAGGGATACAGTGAGACCATTCTCGTATCATGTAAAAAATCTTGGTCTATGGGTTTCTATTCTTGCGACAACCTTTAGTTTTGGTTTGATGGCAATGCTTATGACGGCTGTACCAGTTGCCATGAAAACACATGGTCATGAAATGCACGCATCTACGCTTGTCTTACAATGGCATGTGCTTGGAATGTATATCCCTTCTTTTTTCTCAGGATATTTAGTGCGTAAAATGACTGCACCTTACTTGATCTTGTTAGGTGTTTTTGTAATGGGCTTGGAGTGTGTTTCGGCACTACAAGGTACAGAATTTATGCCATTTGCTCTTGCTCTTATCTTACTTGGAATCGGTTGGAATTTTATGTATGTGGGAGGGACCAACCTTCTTGTCGAACAATACCATCCATCCGAAAAAAATGCAATCCAAGCGACTAATGATACCATAGTGTATTCTCTTGCGATTTTATCTACATACAGTGCTGGGTATCTAGAACACAAAATAGGTTGGTTATCACTCAATCTAGTCAGTATTCCTTTTTTGGTATTCGTTGCTGTTCTCACTCTATATTTTATACAATCAAATCATAGGAAAAAGACATTCCAACATGGACAATAA